Sequence from the Candidatus Hepatoplasma crinochetorum Av genome:
TAAATCAAAATATTGAGGCAATTACAGAAAATATTAAAACAAATCAAGAAATAATATAAAGTGGGTTGTTTTTTGATAACCCACTTTCAGTTACCGTTCCATATTTTCCACTTATAGTCTTCCCAAATGCTAATTGATTTGTAACATTAAATCCTAATTGATAAAAAATAATATTTAAAATCGAAGAAATAATAAGAACTAAAATAAATATTAAAATCATATATATTGAAAATTCTTCTTGTGTTCATTTATTAGGTTTTAAAAATTTATAAAAAAAATCTTTCTTATTTTTCATAAAATAATTCTTATCTTTATATTAATTGTTTTATTTTAATTTAATCCAATTTTATTAAAAAATATCGAAAAAATAAATTAAAAGCATTTTTTAAGGAATTAAAAGAATATTTCTGTAGAGGAATAATTCTTCGATTAGAATCCCTTATAAGAAATTTTTTTATATATTTTTTACATTAAAAATTGTTAATTATTTTGATAAAAATGAATGGAATTATTGAAATTTTGCTAATTTAATTTTATGAAAATAAAAAAATTTAAAATAATAAATAATATAATCTTGATATAGAAAGATTTAAAAAATAATATGGCAAAAATTATACCTTATATTACATTTAAAAACAGTATAGAATCTATCGAGTATTATAAAAATATTTTTGGGAAAAATATTTTAATAGATCGTAAAAAATTAGATCTAAAAACAGCAAAATTTTTAAAAGAAAAAGCAGATCCAAATAGAACTGTTCATGGTGTTTTTGTAATTGCAAAAAATTTAATAATGTTTTCTGATAATTTTAGTAATAATCCTATTTATCCATCTACTATTCTTATTAATTTTAATGCTGATGATCAAAATGAATTTGAAGAAGCAGAAAAAATAATGAATAATGCAAAAAAAAATAAAGCCAAAATTACAATGCCTTTTGCAAAACAACTTTGAGGTGGAGCAATGGGTGCTTTTGTTGATAAATATAATAATACTTGAATGATCCATGCTGAATCATTTAGCAATAATCGTAAACAAAATAATACATTTAAAGAATATTATAAAAAGTAATTTATTTAATTTTTTTCTTGCTCTTTTTTTTAAAATAATAAATTATATATATAGATAAAACAAGTAATATTAAAACAAATATTACAATTAAGAGAATTATTCATCAAGAAATAGATTCATTATTATCAGGCGGAATAATAGATTCTGTTTTAAACTGAATATCATTATTTTCATTATATTGAATTAAATTATTATCAAGTGTAGTAATATAAAAAGGACTATCATAACTTTTATAATAATCAAAATTATTACAATTAACTTCAAACTCTAAATAATAATTATTGGAATCATCTATTTTTGTATCAAAAATAACTTCTTTGGAATCTAAATAATTATTATTTTCTAAATTATTATAATCAATTGTTTTAGTTTCTATTTGATTATTTAAACTATCATATAATGATATATTTATTGAATTTATTAAATTATAAGGATCAACAAAATCATATGAAACTATTAAATCATTATTATCAATTGTGTTTGAAACATTATATACTTTTGGTAAATATTTTCTAAAATTAACATCTTGTTCTCAAATGTGATAATCATTAGATATTTCAAAATATAAATTATTCTCAAATAATAATTCTAAATCAATAGATGCTTCAAATTCTCCAGCACCTAATCATAAAAGATTATCTACATATTCATTTCATATTATTTCATTATTATCTTTATTTATTAAATTTATTGTGTAATTAGCATAATAATCGTTCCTACTGAGAGAATTTCTACCATCAAGTAATTTAAAATAAATATCATTTGTTTTTTCATTTTGATCATAAAAACTATCATACTTATAAATAATTGTTGGTTTATCAACTAATACCAAACTATAATCTTGATTAATAGATAATTTATCATAATATCAAAAATCAGTCAATTCATTTAAAGTACTACTTCCATTATTTTGATAAATTCCTTTGATCATAGATTCATTATCTGAAAATGAAGTATAATCTAATGCTATATTTTGATAATAAACATCATCTATTCAATCAGTTTGATAAATACCAGTATAATAAAAATCCTCTGAAAGATAAAATCCTTCACTAGATAAATTTCCTACTGCAATATTTTCATTATTATCCAATTGTGATTGAATATCTAAATTTAAATTAAATCCATAAATATTTTCACCATTAAATGAAATTCCTGATGAAATTGGTGGTAGCAAACTATAAAAAGTATAATTTGCAAAATCATTACTATTTCCATTTACATTTATATTATTAAAAATTACTTCATCTAAATTAATTGAATTAGGTACACCTTCATCAGACTGAAAACCATTAGTAACAGAGCCAATAAAGGGACTATAAAAAATTGAAAAATATTTTTCTTGTCCTTCATCTTCAATAAATAAATTATTACTGAAACTTGAAATAAATTGATTATTTGAAAAATTAATATTATTTATATAAATATCATCAAAATGATATTCTGATAAAATGTATGATTCAGAATTACCTATTGGAGCAATTATAGTAGAAATAGTTTCATCAAACAAAATAATCTTATTATTAGAAAAATTAATATTTTCAAAAGCACAATTTTCAAAATTAGTACCAAATATGTTTTGAGCAATTAAACCAATAGTAGCAATATTAATAATTTTATTATCATAATCTTCTCGATCAATAATATTAGGACTATAAACATTAAAAATTAAATTTTGGTAATTTATATTATAAAAATTAACATTTGTTAAAAATGATTCATTTATTTCTCCAAAAGGAAACATAAAATTATCAAAATTTAAATTGAAAATACTGCAAGAATTAACATCGCTAAAAAAAGAGTAATATCCTAATCCATTATTTGCTTCACTTACTTCAAATGTATTTGTATTAAAAATATCTGTAACATCACGATTATAAAGTGTATATCCATTTCCTTCTATTATAATTTTATTTAATTCTAATCCTGTTACATCATCATTTTCAGAATCGGAAAAATCAACATTGTGTTCT
This genomic interval carries:
- a CDS encoding VOC family protein gives rise to the protein MAKIIPYITFKNSIESIEYYKNIFGKNILIDRKKLDLKTAKFLKEKADPNRTVHGVFVIAKNLIMFSDNFSNNPIYPSTILINFNADDQNEFEEAEKIMNNAKKNKAKITMPFAKQLWGGAMGAFVDKYNNTWMIHAESFSNNRKQNNTFKEYYKK